Proteins from one Gossypium raimondii isolate GPD5lz chromosome 8, ASM2569854v1, whole genome shotgun sequence genomic window:
- the LOC105791063 gene encoding probable fructokinase-7, which yields MLSYDPNLRLPLWPSPEAARKGIMSIWDQSDIIKVSEDEITFLTGGDDPYDDNVVMKKLFHPNLKLLVVTEGSEGCRYYTKAFKSRIPGIKDKPVDTTGAGDAFVSGLLNSLASDSKLFQHGVTRSN from the exons ATGCTCTCTTATGATCCAAATTTAAGATTGCCACTATGGCCATCGCCAGAGGCTGCTCGAAAAGGCATAATGAGTATATGGGATCAATCGGACATTATTAAG GTAAGCGAGGATGAAATTACATTCTTAACCGGAGGTGATGACCCTTATGATGATAACGTGGTGATGAAGAAGCTTTTTCATCCTAATCTTAAGCTTTTGGTTGTAACCGAGGGATCAGAGGGTTGTAGATATTACACCAAG GCATTTAAGAGCAGGATTCCTGGCATTAAAGATAAACCTGTAGACACGACAGGTGCTGGCGATGCGTTTGTCAGTGGCTTATTGAATAGCCTAGCTTCTGATTCAAAGCTATTTCAG CATGGAGTCACAAGAAGTAATTGA
- the LOC105793592 gene encoding protein RGF1 INDUCIBLE TRANSCRIPTION FACTOR 1, protein MVIMGIEKPAWLEALYTQKFFVGCCYHETAKKNEKNVCCLDCCISICPHCIPSHRFHRLLQVRRYVYHDVVRLEDVQKLIDCSNVQAYTINSAKVVFIKKRPQNRQFKGAGNYCTSCDRSLQDPFIHCSLSCKVDFVVKHYKDLTPFLRTCNTLTLSPDFLIPQDMGEDEMTNETPHSTVVDSNEPQSLSSGSDNTSMAMAMAMAMAYNSGQHQIVRKKRSGLYLCGRSASKVSDEDMATSMSRRKGIPQRSPLC, encoded by the exons ATGGTGATCATg GGAATTGAAAAGCCTGCATGGTTAGAAGCACTGTACACACAAAAATTCTTCGTGGGGTGTTGTTACCATGAGACAGCaaagaagaatgaaaagaaCGTGTGCTGCTTGGATTGTTGCATCAGTATCTGCCCTCATTGCATACCCTCACATCGCTTTCACAGGCTTCTGCAGGTTCGTCGCTACGTCTATCATGATGTTGTCAGATTGGAAGATGTTCAGAAGCTTATCGATTGCTCTAATGTTCAG GCATATACTATTAACAGTGCTAAAGTGGTGTTCATCAAGAAGAGGCCTCAAAACAGACAATTCAAAGGCGCTGGAAACTACTGTACTTCTTGTGACAGAAGTCTTCAAGACCCTTTTATCCATTGCTCTCTGAGCTGCAAG GTGGATTTTGTGGTAAAACACTACAAAGACCTCACACCATTCTTAAGGACATGCAATACCTTGACACTCAGCCCTGACTTTCTGATTCCACAAGACATGGGAGAGGATGAGATGACAAACGAGACACCACATTCGACAGTAGTGGATAGCAATGAGCCACAAAGCTTGTCGTCAGGGTCAGACAACACCAGCATGGCAATGGCAATGGCAATGGCAATGGCATACAATTCTGGTCAGCACCAGATTGTGAGGAAGAAGAGAAGTGGGCTGTATTTGTGCGGAAGATCAGCTTCCAAGGTGTCTGATGAGGACATGGCTACAAGCATGAGTAGAAGAAAAGGCATTCCCCAGAGATCTCCTCTATGTtag